The Candidozyma auris chromosome 1, complete sequence genome includes a region encoding these proteins:
- a CDS encoding mitochondrial 37S ribosomal protein uS12m — translation MLKTLFSGRLASVARPVLASAPATSYLSTIRNNIPLSTTSIPSGINSCQKRFATLNQIRFGKQGFPVKDNVPKAPHLQGNPFKKGVVVRVMILKPKKPNSAQRKCCRVRLSTGNVISALIPGEGHNVQEHHVVLVRGGRVQDLPGVKYRLVRGALDLAGVANRTTSRSKYGVKKPKD, via the coding sequence ATGCTTAAAACCTTGTTTCTGGGTAGGCTTGCGCTGGTTGCAAGGCCTGTTCTTGCTTCTGCGCCTGCTACGTCCTACTTGTCAACAATACGCAACAACATCCCGCTTTCAACCACAAGTATTCCATCTGGCATAAACAGCTGCCAAAAGAGATTTGCGACTTTGAACCAAATAAGATTCGGAAAACAGGGTTTCCCTGTCAAGGATAATGTCCCAAAGGCGCCCCATTTGCAGGGTAATCCATTTAAAAAAGGCGTTGTCGTGAGAgtgatgatcttgaaacCCAAGAAGCCCAACTCAGCTCAAAGAAAGTGTTGTAGAGTAAGACTCTCCACTGGCAATGTCATCTCTGCTTTGATTCCAGGTGAAGGTCATAACGTTCAAGAACATCATGTGGTGCTTGTTAGGGGAGGCAGAGTTCAAGATCTTCCGGGTGTGAAGTATAGACTAGTGAGAGGAGCATTGGATTTGGCAGGTGTGGCCAACAGAACAACTTCACGTTCCAAATACGGTGTCAAAAAGCCAAAGGACTAG
- the ACP1 gene encoding Acp1p: MFRAAVARSLRPANIPMSMSKVVVLPRLAIPSFAQISRSYAGFPALTRDVARERIIELLEGYDKVSNKDITESSNFVTDLGLDSLDVVEVVMEVEHEFNIQIPDHEADSLKTVGQTVDYILSQPDAC; this comes from the coding sequence ATGTTTAGAGCAGCTGTTGCCAGAAGCTTGAGACCCGCCAATATTCCCATGAGTATGTCAAAGGTAGTAGTATTACCCAGGCTTGCTATCCCACTGTTTGCTCAAATCAGCAGATCATATGCTGGCTTTCCTGCTTTGACAAGAGACGTTGCTAGAGAGAGAATCATTGAATTATTGGAAGGTTACGATAAGGTTTCCAACAAAGACATCACAGAGTCGTCAAACTTTGTTACGGATTTGGGCTTGGATTCCTTGGACGTTGTGGAGGTAGTAATGGAAGTTGAGCATGAGTTCAACATCCAGATTCCTGACCATGAGGCAGACTCCTTGAAAACAGTTGGTCAGACTGTTGACTACATACTTTCACAACCCGATGCTTGTTAA
- the ARC35 gene encoding Arc35p, whose protein sequence is MLQIDKSNLLIKKTLNERVFANPEAQLKSLDRIISDFDFTNYHVSTLDDRQLVLVSVYLQCWNDLKTYGVEAYLKSKYEKFSEVLSPVDDVEPGYNFSLVLDTSSLNSKQNEFKDELIEELSLLKRHAIASAFEKAFSRYDQLAQQFEGQDTYAEEIRAELKNEEVLVIKYRGEDECICVKPSFDRVTVVFSTVFKDETDKIFGKVFLQEFVDARKRSVQTAPQVMFTQRDPPLDIKNAVSRRNDDDNKGYVTFVLFPRHLRKGERRDNCISYIQFFRNYFHYHIKCAKAYMHTRMRHRVREFLKVLNRAKPENVDDDGKAIDNRKTASGRKLDFGKV, encoded by the coding sequence ATGTTACAGATCGATAAAAGCAACCTTTTGATAAAGAAGACGCTAAATGAGCGTGTATTTGCCAACCCCGAGGCACAATTGAAATCCTTAGATAGAATCATCAGTGACTTCGATTTTACCAACTATCATGTCTCAACATTGGACGACAGACAGCTAGTATTAGTTTCTGTTTACTTACAGTGCTGGAATGACTTGAAGACATACGGAGTCGAGGCATACTTGAAGCTGAAATATGAAAAATTCTCTGAGGTGTTGTCCCctgttgatgatgtggaGCCCGGTTATAACTTCAGTCTTGTCTTGGATACCTCCAGCTTGAATTCTAAGCAGAATGAGTTCAAGGATGAGTTGATCGAGGAATTATCTTTATTGAAGAGACATGCAATTGCTTCTGCGTTCGAAAAGGCATTCAGTCGTTACGACCAACTTGCACAGCAATTCGAGGGCCAGGACACCTATGCTGAGGAGATCAGAGCggagttgaagaacgaGGAGGTTCTTGTCATCAAATACAGAGGTGAGGATGAGTGCATTTGTGTCAAGCCTTCTTTTGACCGTGTGACGGTAGTTTTCTCTACAGTGTTCAAGGATGAAACAGACAAGATCTTTGGAAAGGTGTTCTTGCAGGAGTTCGTTGATGCTCGTAAAAGATCGGTCCAGACAGCTCCACAAGTGATGTTCACACAAAGAGACCCCCCCTTGGATATTAAGAATGCTGTTAGCAGACGCAATGACGACGACAATAAGGGTTATGTTACCTTCGTATTATTCCCCAGACACTTGAGGAAAGGTGAGCGCAGAGATAACTGTATATCATACATCCAGTTCTTCAGAAACTACTTCCACTACCACATCAAATGCGCCAAGGCATACATGCATACGAGAATGAGACACAGAGTGAGAGAGttcttgaaggtgttgaaCAGAGCGAAACCGGAGAATGTTGATGACGATGGTAAAGCAATTGACAACAGAAAGACGGCAAGTGGTCGtaagcttgattttggaaaagTCTAG